The following coding sequences lie in one Gemmatimonadota bacterium genomic window:
- a CDS encoding trypsin-like peptidase domain-containing protein produces FPDGRRFDVLDVFIDRQWDLAVVQIDADSLYVPEIGTSESVIIGEWAIALGNPFGLHFEDLNPTVTVGVISAVDRIVRPEQNERAYKGMIQTDASINPGNSGGPLVNSLGRVIGINSFIFSQGGSLGIGFAVPIDRAIQVACQLIDQGSREFWTGLDIHNLNSHIARTLGVRTIKGALITVVDPLSPGESAGLLPGDVIVMVNKKNTSSADDVVDAFRYAAVGDIFSLKILRGEDVFDTQLVLESDPRNE; encoded by the coding sequence TCTTTCCCGATGGTCGGCGCTTTGATGTTCTCGACGTTTTTATAGATCGTCAATGGGATCTCGCAGTTGTGCAGATCGATGCCGATAGTCTTTATGTTCCCGAGATTGGGACATCTGAAAGCGTTATTATTGGCGAATGGGCGATCGCGCTTGGGAACCCTTTTGGCTTGCACTTTGAAGATCTCAATCCCACCGTTACGGTTGGTGTTATTAGTGCAGTAGATCGCATTGTTCGTCCGGAGCAAAATGAACGCGCCTACAAAGGCATGATTCAAACGGATGCTTCAATTAATCCGGGCAATAGCGGCGGTCCTCTGGTGAATAGCCTCGGTCGCGTTATTGGCATTAATTCATTTATTTTTTCCCAGGGCGGGTCATTGGGCATCGGTTTTGCAGTGCCTATTGACCGCGCAATCCAGGTGGCCTGTCAGCTCATTGATCAGGGTAGTCGCGAGTTCTGGACCGGGCTGGATATTCACAACCTCAACTCGCACATTGCTCGCACCCTTGGGGTTCGTACAATTAAAGGTGCTTTGATCACTGTCGTCGATCCCCTCAGCCCGGGCGAAAGTGCCGGGTTGTTGCCCGGCGATGTGATTGTGATGGTTAATAAGAAAAATACCAGTAGTGCCGATGATGTTGTAGATGCTTTTCGATACGCGGCCGTTGGCGATATATTTAGTCTCAAAATTTTGCGTGGCGAGGACGTATTTGATACCCAACTCGTCTTAGAATCCGACCCGCGCAACGAGTAA